A stretch of the Argentina anserina chromosome 6, drPotAnse1.1, whole genome shotgun sequence genome encodes the following:
- the LOC126796992 gene encoding uncharacterized protein LOC126796992 translates to MPPVLLGVKFLPTDEELISYFLKIKNNVCITAKVPPTAIYNYNKIIRERDLYGDEEPWQIWKRFGGSEQLDQDMYFFTKPKMVNPDGSRINRKVGSGGTWSEGEPGKDIESEITRQKIGQKRKFRYENKGSDQNGSWYLEEYSLDPMNSEYYVLCRLRQNIKAGKERKDKPLYFEESIALSMTRIPVGFRFHPTDQELISYFLRKKVTEASTLDRHRGIVRDFDLFGSTEPWKIWEMYGGHELFNQDLYFFTELKKASPNGKRFLRKIGSSGTWSETDASKLIKDEQEQKDIGRRRKLRYESKSSKHHGHWYLDEYSLLDSELDYVICRLRKNDKSSEWNVNKRKYSAWQQLKELKLLTGTNENPRRKQSNAMMNMTNIKKNLPDQPLAPAVTSDCCKKFKLFGVEIRL, encoded by the coding sequence ATGCCTCCTGTTCTTCTGGGTGTCAAGTTCCTCCCAACTGATGAAGAACTGATCAGTTACTTCCTCAAGATAAAGAACAATGTATGCATAACTGCAAAAGTGCCACCAACGGCGATCTACAATTACAACAAGATTATTCGTGAACGTGACCTGTATGGTGATGAAGAACCGTGGCAGATTTGGAAAAGGTTTGGCGGATCGGAACAGTTAGACCAGGACATGTACTTTTTCACAAAGCCAAAGATGGTGAACCCCGATGGTTCACGCATTAATCGCAAGGTTGGATCTGGTGGAACTTGGAGTGAAGGTGAACCTGGAAAAGATATTGAATCGGAAATAACTAGGCAAAAAATTGGACAAAAGAGGAAGTTTCGATATGAGAATAAAGGGTCTGACCAAAATGGTTCTTGGTATTTGGAAGAATATAGTCTTGATCCTATGAACTCTGAATACTATGTACTTTGCCGACTCCGACAGAACATCAAGGCGGGAAAGGAGAGGAAGGACAAACCATTATATTTCGAAGAATCTATTGCATTGTCAATGACTCGTATACCTGTGGGTTTCAGGTTCCACCCCACTGATCAAGAGCTGATAAGTTACTTCCTCCGCAAGAAGGTGACCGAAGCATCAACATTAGACAGACACAGAGGCATTGTGCGAGATTTTGATCTTTTCGGAAGCACAGAACCTTGGAAAATCTGGGAAATGTATGGGGGACATGAGTTGTTCAACCAAGACTTGTACTTTTTCACTGAACTCAAGAAGGCGAGCCCCAATGGTAAACGCTTTCTCCGCAAGATCGGATCCAGTGGGACTTGGAGTGAAACAGATGCCTCCAAACtgatcaaagatgaacaagaGCAAAAGGATATAGGCCGACGGAGGAAATTGCGATATGAGAGCAAAAGTTCCAAGCACCATGGTCATTGGTATTTGGATGAGTATAGTCTTCTAGATTCTGAATTAGACTATGTGATTTGTAGACTGCGTAAGAACGACAAATCATCAGAATGGAAtgtaaacaaaagaaaatacagtGCATGGCAACAATTGAAGGAGCTGAAGCTGCTTACTGGTACTAATGAAAATCCAAGGCGAAAGCAAAGTAATGCGATGATGAATATGACCAAcatcaagaaaaacttgccAGACCAGCCACTAGCTCCGGCAGTAACATCGGACTGTTGcaagaaattcaaattatttgGTGTAGAGATACGATTGTAG